From [Clostridium] symbiosum, a single genomic window includes:
- the recJ gene encoding single-stranded-DNA-specific exonuclease RecJ — MAEEIWMVQTKKADFTGIAKQFGIDPVTARIIRNRGIEGENNINRYLNGTMDALYDPRLMKDMDKAVAILKEKINSKKKIRIVGDYDIDGVCSTYILYNAFLRLGAPVDYDIPDRIRDGYGINESIIEKAAEQGIDTILTCDNGISAFSQIELAKQKGMTVIVTDHHEVPLGNGGEVLPPADAVIDPKRSECNYPFPEICGAVVAWKLVQVLYGECGVPQKEWEELLEFAAIATVGDVMRLQDENRIIVKYGLRRMEQTKSIGLRKLAGKNNLDLSQITAYHIGFVIGPCLNAGGRLQTAKLALSLLLSQDEEEADRLATELKELNDMRKDMTEQGTEAAKVMVDSCYMQDKVLVVYLPECHESLAGIIAGRLREHYQKPSIVLTRGEEAVKGSGRSIESYHMFQKLSEVKELMLKFGGHPMAAGLSLEEQNIDEFRKRLNENSGLCEEDFKAKVWIDVPMPVDYMTERLIKEFRCLEPFGQGNEKPMFAQKNLRVRNARVIGRNRNVVKLTLEEQNGFAMEAIYFGDGVSFEEERNGRRDMDIVYYPEINEYNGNKTLQAVVRRYKFH, encoded by the coding sequence ATGGCAGAAGAAATCTGGATGGTACAGACGAAAAAAGCTGATTTTACCGGGATTGCCAAGCAGTTCGGCATTGATCCTGTAACGGCCAGGATTATCAGAAACCGGGGAATTGAAGGGGAAAATAATATTAACCGGTATCTGAACGGAACAATGGATGCATTATACGATCCCAGACTTATGAAGGATATGGATAAGGCCGTCGCTATTCTCAAAGAAAAGATAAACAGTAAAAAAAAGATACGTATTGTGGGAGATTACGATATAGACGGAGTCTGCTCCACCTACATATTATATAATGCATTCCTGCGCCTCGGCGCCCCGGTGGATTATGATATCCCGGACCGCATCAGGGATGGGTATGGAATTAATGAATCAATTATAGAAAAAGCGGCGGAACAGGGAATCGATACGATTCTCACCTGTGACAATGGAATCTCCGCTTTTTCCCAGATTGAATTGGCAAAACAGAAAGGGATGACCGTGATTGTCACGGATCATCATGAAGTGCCCCTGGGGAACGGCGGGGAGGTACTGCCTCCGGCCGATGCGGTGATTGATCCGAAACGGTCGGAATGTAATTATCCGTTTCCTGAGATTTGCGGAGCGGTAGTTGCCTGGAAACTGGTTCAGGTGCTTTACGGGGAATGCGGCGTACCGCAGAAGGAATGGGAAGAGCTGCTTGAATTCGCCGCCATTGCCACGGTCGGTGATGTCATGCGCCTGCAGGATGAAAACAGGATCATTGTAAAGTACGGCCTGAGAAGAATGGAACAGACAAAGAGCATCGGGCTTCGGAAACTGGCCGGGAAAAACAACCTGGATTTATCCCAGATCACCGCGTACCATATTGGTTTTGTAATCGGTCCCTGCCTGAATGCAGGCGGCAGGCTGCAGACGGCAAAACTGGCGCTGTCTCTGCTGCTTTCCCAGGATGAGGAGGAAGCGGACCGCCTGGCGACCGAGTTAAAAGAACTCAATGATATGCGTAAAGATATGACGGAGCAGGGGACGGAAGCGGCAAAAGTCATGGTGGATTCCTGTTATATGCAGGATAAGGTCCTGGTGGTATACCTTCCAGAGTGCCACGAATCGCTTGCTGGAATTATAGCGGGACGTCTGAGAGAACATTACCAGAAACCTTCCATTGTCCTGACACGGGGCGAGGAAGCGGTTAAAGGATCCGGGCGTTCCATAGAAAGCTACCATATGTTCCAGAAACTGTCGGAGGTAAAAGAACTGATGCTGAAATTTGGAGGCCATCCGATGGCAGCAGGACTTTCCCTGGAAGAGCAGAACATAGACGAGTTCAGAAAACGGCTGAATGAAAATTCCGGGCTGTGCGAGGAAGACTTTAAAGCGAAGGTCTGGATCGACGTTCCAATGCCCGTGGACTATATGACAGAGCGCCTGATAAAGGAATTCCGGTGTCTCGAGCCCTTCGGGCAGGGCAACGAAAAGCCGATGTTTGCCCAGAAAAACCTGAGAGTCAGAAACGCCAGAGTAATCGGCAGGAACAGAAATGTGGTAAAACTGACCCTGGAGGAACAAAATGGTTTTGCAATGGAGGCCATTTATTTTGGGGATGGGGTTTCTTTTGAGGAAGAGAGAAACGGGCGCAGGGACATGGACATTGTCTACTACCCGGAAATAAACGAATATAACGGAAATAAGACACTGCAGGCAGTGGTGAGAAGATATAAATTCCACTGA